Below is a window of Arcobacter sp. F155 DNA.
TTTAAACATCACAGACAACTCTGCACTTTTAGATTTTGAGTATGTTGCTGATGCTGATTCTATTGATTTAAATATTATTGAAGGCTCTACTATTTTAGATTCTGTTTCAGGAAACTCAAACCTAAACTCTATTGCCTCTTTACTTGACAATCTAAATGGAAATATCTCTTCTATGAATAGTCTATTTAGTGCTTTAAATGCTTTACCTACAGACAGTGAAGTTGCTGGTGCTATTGAATCTTTACTTCCTCAGATTGGAACTTCATCTTTTTTAGTTGGTTCATCTGTTAATTCTAACATTCAAGCACTTATCTCTCAAAGGCAAGGTAACTCTTCTGGATTAAACTCAGGGGATATGATTTTAGAAAAAAACAAACGATTATGGCTTAAACCTTTTGCTTCATCATCTAAGCAAGACAACAAAGATGGAATCTCTGGGTTTGATGTGGATTCTTATGGTATTGGTATGGGAAGTGACATTGAGTACAAAGAGAATCACAATTTTGGCTTAGGTCTATTTTATACTAATTCAGATGTAGATGTTAATGGTCTTTCTCAATCTTCAGATTTAGATATCTATACTTTATTAGCTTATGGTTCTAATCCTTTTTTAAATGATTATACTTTTTCATATCAAGGAAGTTACTCTTTACAAAGAACAGATTCAAATAGGCAGATATTTACAGGAGAAAATATAGATGCTTCATATACATCTAAATTAGCTTCACTATATTTAAAACTTGATAGAAGTTTTTCTTTAAATGATACTTGGAGTTTAAAACCAAATGTTTCTTTACTATATAGACATTTCTCTTCTCCTTCATACAAAGAATCAGGTTCAACTAGTGCCAATCTTAAAATGGAAGAGTTTTCCTCTACTGATTTAATTCCATCAATAGGTTTAGACTCTACATATACTATTGATGATAGTTCTTATTTCTCTATTGGAACATCTTTAGGGTATAACTTACATGATAATGACAATTCTATCTCTGCTTCTTTTGTAAATGCTCCTAATGCTGGTTCTTTTACTTCTAAAGGAATTGACAATGGTAACTTCAATTATGATGTCTCTTTATCTTATCAAAAAGAGTATTCTGATTCTAAAAGTTTTGATGTAACTTTATCTCACAATGGTGTTGGTTCATCTTTTTCTAACAATGCTATTCATGCTAATTTTATTTTTGAGTTTTAGGGAAGGTTTTTTGTAGTCTTTATATTAGCTTTCATTTTTGTTTTTTAAAGCCTCATAGGCTACAAGAATTTTCTTTCTTTCTATTCCCCATCTATATCCAGTCATAGCACCAGATTTTCCT
It encodes the following:
- a CDS encoding autotransporter outer membrane beta-barrel domain-containing protein; this translates as MLGKKIKLSLISASLLCSSLSADLIINNEVNSQQTFDGNSESALITENGFINFNTSGNHTVIINVANYLDFSHTFKNRGKIHTVSTSGWANGVNMGDNNSTVSNEGEIKVSGVTIAAGIGGNSSATINNSGTIEVYTTSGNAKGMHLSKNTGTINNSGTIIARKNKQRDYNAYSILITYDNAGTINNAGTLDGNINAPGQTLTNSGNIILPYNANGTGANAAYIANFTNKANGVLQVYLQAGTGGTMEHSRLNTISSVFEDGSTIKVNVLGLSSDIELLKDQTMTNVVYSNTSNLDIQGTLNITDNSALLDFEYVADADSIDLNIIEGSTILDSVSGNSNLNSIASLLDNLNGNISSMNSLFSALNALPTDSEVAGAIESLLPQIGTSSFLVGSSVNSNIQALISQRQGNSSGLNSGDMILEKNKRLWLKPFASSSKQDNKDGISGFDVDSYGIGMGSDIEYKENHNFGLGLFYTNSDVDVNGLSQSSDLDIYTLLAYGSNPFLNDYTFSYQGSYSLQRTDSNRQIFTGENIDASYTSKLASLYLKLDRSFSLNDTWSLKPNVSLLYRHFSSPSYKESGSTSANLKMEEFSSTDLIPSIGLDSTYTIDDSSYFSIGTSLGYNLHDNDNSISASFVNAPNAGSFTSKGIDNGNFNYDVSLSYQKEYSDSKSFDVTLSHNGVGSSFSNNAIHANFIFEF